The Podarcis raffonei isolate rPodRaf1 chromosome 2, rPodRaf1.pri, whole genome shotgun sequence genome window below encodes:
- the LOC128405428 gene encoding 17-beta-hydroxysteroid dehydrogenase type 6-like has protein sequence MWLYLAALLGLYFLRRLYQERQTVENLTEKYVFITGCSSGFGNHLARHLDARGLRVLAACLTQKGAEQLGKATSERLKTTILDVTSTESVAAATEWVKEQVGNKGSFLLFCFHALDQARDYLYHHLLIFTPLSHKM, from the coding sequence ATGTGGCTCTACCTGGCTGCCCTGCTGGGGCTTTACTTCCTTCGCCGATTGTACCAGGAGAGACAGACGGTGGAGAACCTGACGGAAAAATATGTCTTCATCACGGGCTGTTCCTCTGGCTTTGGGAACCATCTTGCCAGGCATCTGGATGCCCGGGGTCTGCGGGTGCTGGCAGCCTGTCTCACGCAGAAGGGGGCAGAGCAGCTGGGCAAGGCCACCTCAGAGCGCTTGAAAACCACCATTCTGGATGTCACCAGTACAGAGAGCGTTGCGGCAGCAACGGAGTGGGTGAAAGAACAAGTGGGGAACAAAGGtagctttttgttgttttgtttccatgctctggatcaggccagggattATCTGTATCATCATCTGCTTATCTTTActccactttcccacaaaatgtGA